A window from Flavobacterium sp. 83 encodes these proteins:
- a CDS encoding DNA/RNA non-specific endonuclease: protein MRKYKFLYSVVGLFILTFITSCKKDSNNRDSVELNSFQVNKKTFVEGYSQKSNLSFNFLPSSTTNQIVKHEFFTLSYNEEHEQAEWVAYELKKNYLINNSFQRPFFVEDSKVKTGSADWRNYKKSGFDKGHLCPAGDMEFSRNAYNDTFFTSNISPQLHPFNEGVWNRLEQKVRYWATKYDGVYVVTGGVLESSLKTIGRENVSVPKYFYKILLDKFDGEYKMIAFIVPNEASDKPLYDFVVSVDYIEKLTGIDFFPKLEDRIENQLEKNSDYKSWSFN from the coding sequence ATGAGAAAGTATAAGTTTTTATATTCAGTTGTTGGTTTGTTTATTTTAACTTTTATTACTTCCTGTAAGAAGGATTCAAATAATCGTGATTCAGTTGAACTGAATAGTTTTCAAGTGAATAAAAAAACTTTTGTAGAAGGATATTCTCAAAAATCAAATCTCTCTTTTAACTTTTTGCCATCTTCAACAACTAATCAAATTGTAAAACACGAATTTTTTACATTATCGTATAATGAAGAACATGAGCAAGCAGAATGGGTAGCTTACGAATTGAAGAAAAATTATCTGATAAATAATAGTTTTCAAAGACCCTTTTTTGTTGAAGATTCTAAAGTAAAAACGGGTTCTGCCGATTGGAGGAATTACAAGAAATCAGGTTTCGATAAAGGTCATTTATGCCCGGCAGGCGACATGGAATTCTCGAGAAATGCTTATAACGATACCTTTTTTACTTCCAATATTTCTCCACAGTTGCATCCTTTTAATGAAGGAGTTTGGAATAGATTAGAACAAAAAGTTCGTTATTGGGCTACAAAATATGATGGTGTTTATGTTGTTACTGGTGGAGTTTTAGAATCGTCACTTAAAACTATAGGAAGAGAAAATGTTTCGGTCCCAAAGTATTTTTATAAAATTTTGTTAGATAAGTTCGATGGAGAATATAAAATGATTGCTTTTATTGTTCCAAATGAAGCAAGTGATAAACCTTTGTATGATTTTGTTGTTTCGGTCGATTATATTGAAAAATTGACAGGAATAGATTTCTTTCCTAAATTAGAGGACAGAATAGAAAATCAATTGGAAAAAAATAGTGATTATAAAAGTTGGAGTTTTAATTAG
- a CDS encoding carboxy terminal-processing peptidase, protein MNTIIDFMKRNYKILLVVVCLSATLFAFKINASKEEDPDKDKLLLELLTFVIQKGHYNPAAIDDTFSKGIYKDYIQALDPSKRFFLQSDIDEFSKYETELDDELLNKDLTFFNLTYDRLMKRMEESKKIYKSVLSQPFDYNIDETFNTDYEKAPYSKDEKELADKWRKQIKLSTLSSLTDRLKIQENKANGVIEQDDKVSSDFLNNGEKGKVDIINPAKEKSNKAVDAGKPKTFTELEKETRESALKSLDEYFGFMKDLDRNDWFSVYINSITSRFDPHTSYFAPEEKERFDVSISGKLEGIGARLQKKNDFTEISELISGGPAWRGKQLEAGDLVMKVAQGNEEAVDVVGMRLDDVVKKIKGPKGTEVRLTVKKVDGTIKVISIIRDIVEIEETYAKSSIVNKNGLKYGVIYLPKFYIDFENKDGRDAGKDIAKEVERLKSAGVSGIVLDVRDDGGGSLSTVVDIAGLFIEQGPIVQIKSAGRKKEVLFDKDKKIEWDGPLVIMVNSFSASASEILAAAIQDYKRGIIIGSKQTYGKGTVQNVIDLNQFVRNSAVGDLGAVKTTTQKFYRINGGSTQLEGVSSDIVMPDRYAYLKMGERDVDNAMPWDKIDPADYTVWNKNTNFNQAIANSKKRISQSSQFQLIEENAKWIDSRSEDNNYSLNIDKFKTAQNEIEEKAKKYKPLVDYKNALKFASLPYEMDEVNKDLILKEKRDRWHEALSKDIYVEEALNVLDDLQAKTIVKKSLPAKLKKEKLAKS, encoded by the coding sequence ATGAATACTATTATTGACTTTATGAAAAGAAATTATAAAATACTTCTTGTTGTTGTTTGTCTCTCAGCAACATTATTTGCATTTAAAATTAATGCATCAAAAGAGGAAGATCCAGATAAAGATAAGTTGCTATTAGAACTATTAACTTTTGTAATTCAAAAAGGACATTATAATCCTGCAGCTATAGATGACACTTTTTCCAAAGGAATTTATAAAGATTACATCCAAGCTTTAGATCCTTCTAAACGATTCTTCTTGCAGTCTGATATTGATGAATTTTCAAAATATGAGACTGAATTAGACGATGAATTATTGAATAAAGATTTAACTTTTTTTAATCTTACTTACGATCGTTTGATGAAAAGAATGGAAGAAAGTAAAAAGATATACAAAAGTGTTTTGAGTCAACCATTTGATTATAATATTGATGAGACTTTTAATACGGATTATGAAAAAGCACCTTATTCAAAAGACGAAAAGGAACTTGCTGACAAATGGCGCAAACAGATTAAATTGTCAACACTTTCATCATTGACGGATCGCCTTAAAATTCAAGAAAATAAAGCCAATGGAGTTATAGAACAAGATGATAAAGTCAGTTCGGATTTTTTAAACAATGGCGAAAAGGGTAAAGTTGACATTATTAATCCTGCTAAGGAGAAAAGCAATAAAGCAGTTGATGCCGGTAAACCTAAAACTTTTACAGAATTAGAAAAAGAAACAAGAGAAAGTGCTTTGAAATCATTAGATGAGTATTTTGGTTTTATGAAAGATTTAGATAGAAATGATTGGTTTTCAGTTTATATCAATTCAATTACATCACGATTTGATCCACATACCAGTTATTTTGCACCCGAAGAGAAAGAACGATTTGATGTAAGTATCAGCGGAAAATTAGAAGGAATTGGTGCTCGTCTTCAAAAGAAAAATGATTTTACTGAAATATCTGAACTTATTTCTGGAGGTCCGGCATGGAGAGGGAAACAACTTGAAGCAGGAGACTTAGTGATGAAAGTTGCTCAAGGTAACGAAGAAGCGGTAGATGTTGTTGGGATGCGTCTTGATGATGTCGTAAAAAAGATTAAAGGGCCAAAAGGGACTGAAGTGCGACTTACCGTTAAAAAAGTAGATGGAACGATTAAGGTTATTTCAATTATCAGAGATATTGTTGAGATTGAAGAAACTTATGCTAAATCAAGTATTGTAAATAAAAACGGACTGAAATATGGGGTTATTTATTTGCCAAAATTCTATATTGATTTTGAAAATAAAGATGGTAGAGATGCTGGAAAAGATATTGCTAAGGAAGTGGAACGTTTGAAAAGTGCTGGAGTTAGTGGTATTGTATTGGATGTCCGCGATGATGGTGGAGGTTCGTTATCAACTGTTGTAGATATTGCAGGTTTATTTATAGAACAAGGTCCTATAGTTCAAATAAAATCAGCTGGTAGGAAAAAAGAAGTACTGTTTGATAAAGATAAAAAAATTGAATGGGACGGTCCGCTAGTAATTATGGTGAATAGTTTTTCAGCATCAGCTTCTGAGATTTTAGCAGCTGCAATTCAAGATTATAAAAGAGGGATTATCATAGGTAGTAAACAAACTTATGGTAAAGGAACAGTGCAGAATGTGATTGATTTGAACCAGTTTGTTCGTAATAGTGCGGTGGGAGATTTAGGAGCAGTAAAAACTACTACACAAAAATTTTACAGAATCAATGGAGGTTCTACACAACTTGAAGGAGTTAGCAGTGATATTGTTATGCCAGACAGATATGCTTATTTAAAAATGGGGGAACGTGATGTGGATAATGCGATGCCTTGGGATAAAATAGATCCTGCTGATTATACAGTATGGAATAAAAATACAAATTTTAATCAGGCAATTGCCAATAGTAAGAAAAGGATTTCTCAAAGTTCCCAATTCCAATTGATTGAGGAAAATGCAAAGTGGATTGACAGTAGAAGTGAAGACAATAACTATAGTTTGAACATTGATAAATTTAAAACTGCTCAAAATGAAATAGAGGAAAAAGCTAAAAAATATAAACCTTTAGTTGATTATAAAAATGCACTCAAGTTTGCATCATTACCTTATGAGATGGATGAAGTTAATAAAGATTTGATTTTAAAAGAAAAAAGAGACAGATGGCATGAAGCATTATCAAAAGATATTTATGTTGAAGAAGCATTAAATGTTTTGGATGATTTACAAGCGAAAACAATTGTAAAAAAGAGTCTTCCCGCGAAATTAAAAAAAGAGAAATTAGCTAAATCTTAA
- the mrdA gene encoding penicillin-binding protein 2 has protein sequence MRKLLLPSLIIVAASLLVIRIFYLQIIDDSFKLKSDNNAIKIKYDYPERGYIYDRNGKLLVANQASYDIMVIPRDVKDIDTLEFCQLLDITKEEFLKRMAKAKVYSPRLPSVFLPQLNKSEFAAFQEKIRKYEGFYFQKRSLRDYEVDFGANVFGFITQVNEKLVAKNPYYNSGDLIGRQGVEESYEDILRGTKGVKYFQKDKYNREIGSYKEGKYDTIAVQGEDINLTIDAELQKYGEQLMINKRGGIVAIEPKTGEILALVTAPSYDPGILVGRQRSKNYTLLYHDSIAKPLYDRGLLAEYPPGSPFKILTGLIGLQEGVINEQTTFMCHHGFSYAPGRFMACHGFGPHQLHNGIYNSCNTYFANVYLRIIGKYNSAPYAVDVWSNHVKSFGLGQFMGYDLPTGKKGKIPNSKTYKKIYPDWRWSGKTIISNSIGQGEVLMTPIQLANMMATVANEGYYYTPHIIKKIEGQKIDKKFTTKHVTTIDKKYYKPMISGLFDVYNFGTAHGLNVPGIDICGKTGTAENYAKIDGKRVKLEDHSIFVAFAPKDNPKIAIAILVENGGFGATIAGPIASLMIEKYLRKKITRTDLEKRILERSLQDRYAKLGGMKEASLIETVPKDSLLNKKIVNPIIKTAAPIITVDSTKEN, from the coding sequence ATGAGAAAATTATTGCTGCCTTCCTTAATCATTGTTGCAGCATCATTGCTAGTAATACGAATTTTCTATTTACAAATTATAGATGATTCGTTCAAACTAAAATCAGACAATAATGCCATAAAAATAAAATATGATTATCCGGAAAGAGGTTATATTTATGACAGAAATGGCAAATTATTAGTTGCAAATCAGGCTTCTTATGACATCATGGTTATTCCTAGAGATGTCAAAGATATTGACACTTTGGAATTTTGTCAACTACTGGATATTACAAAAGAAGAATTTTTAAAAAGAATGGCAAAAGCCAAGGTATATAGTCCCAGATTACCTTCGGTTTTTTTACCTCAATTAAATAAAAGTGAATTTGCTGCTTTTCAGGAAAAAATACGAAAATATGAAGGCTTCTACTTTCAAAAACGTTCATTACGCGATTATGAAGTAGACTTTGGCGCTAACGTTTTTGGATTTATCACACAAGTGAACGAAAAATTGGTTGCAAAAAACCCTTATTACAATAGTGGTGATTTAATTGGACGACAAGGTGTTGAAGAAAGCTACGAAGATATTTTACGAGGAACAAAAGGTGTAAAATACTTCCAAAAAGACAAATATAATAGAGAAATTGGTTCCTACAAAGAAGGCAAGTACGACACTATTGCCGTACAAGGAGAAGACATAAACCTGACTATTGACGCCGAGCTTCAAAAGTATGGCGAACAATTAATGATCAATAAAAGAGGAGGAATTGTTGCGATAGAGCCAAAAACTGGTGAAATACTAGCTCTTGTTACTGCACCATCTTATGACCCAGGAATACTGGTAGGAAGACAACGATCTAAAAACTACACATTACTATATCATGATTCAATAGCAAAACCTCTTTATGACCGTGGATTGCTGGCAGAATATCCTCCGGGATCACCATTTAAAATCCTAACTGGCTTAATAGGCCTTCAAGAAGGAGTAATAAATGAACAAACGACCTTCATGTGTCATCATGGATTTAGTTATGCACCAGGTCGATTTATGGCTTGTCATGGTTTTGGACCACATCAATTGCACAACGGGATTTATAATTCTTGTAATACTTATTTTGCAAATGTTTACTTACGAATTATAGGAAAATATAATAGCGCACCCTATGCAGTAGATGTTTGGAGCAATCACGTAAAGAGTTTTGGACTGGGTCAATTTATGGGTTACGATTTACCTACTGGAAAAAAAGGAAAGATACCCAATTCAAAAACGTATAAGAAAATATATCCTGATTGGCGTTGGAGTGGAAAAACTATCATATCCAATTCCATCGGTCAAGGAGAAGTTTTAATGACTCCTATCCAACTTGCAAATATGATGGCAACAGTTGCAAATGAAGGATATTATTACACCCCTCACATCATCAAAAAAATTGAAGGTCAGAAAATTGATAAAAAATTCACGACCAAACACGTCACCACAATAGACAAAAAGTATTACAAACCAATGATTAGCGGTTTATTCGATGTGTATAATTTTGGAACAGCACATGGATTGAATGTACCAGGAATTGACATTTGTGGTAAAACTGGAACAGCCGAGAATTATGCAAAAATCGATGGAAAAAGAGTAAAACTCGAGGATCACTCTATATTTGTTGCTTTTGCACCAAAAGACAATCCCAAGATCGCAATAGCAATTTTAGTAGAAAATGGTGGTTTTGGAGCTACAATAGCAGGACCTATTGCCAGTTTAATGATTGAGAAATATCTTAGAAAAAAAATAACTAGAACAGATTTAGAAAAAAGAATACTTGAAAGAAGTTTACAAGACCGATATGCAAAATTAGGCGGAATGAAAGAAGCCAGCTTAATAGAAACAGTCCCTAAAGATTCTCTTCTAAATAAAAAAATAGTAAATCCTATAATTAAAACGGCGGCCCCAATTATTACAGTAGATTCTACTAAAGAAAACTAA
- the mreC gene encoding rod shape-determining protein MreC, whose product MQQIFNFIFKNSNRLLFLLLLGISLVLTIQSHSFHRSKIISSANFLSGGVYEKVNSINEYLNLKTQNDALALENAELKNLLFNRKDTTAVQKLDSLKGVKAEDIIVSKVIHNSYNVYENYLTLNSGELQGVKPDMGVINSLGIVGIIDNTSPHYATVISILNKKSQINAKIKKSNHFGSLVWNGKSTGFVQLIDVPRLAAIRKGDTIVTGGQSVIFPENINIGTISKIYIDNQTNYYTLDVKLFNDMTNLGHVYIIKSKNREELINLEKGKKDE is encoded by the coding sequence ATGCAGCAAATATTTAATTTTATATTTAAAAACAGTAATCGATTACTGTTTTTGCTGCTTTTGGGCATTTCACTTGTGCTCACTATTCAATCTCATTCTTTTCACAGAAGTAAAATAATAAGTTCTGCTAACTTTTTAAGTGGCGGAGTTTACGAAAAAGTTAATTCCATAAATGAGTATTTGAATTTAAAAACTCAAAATGATGCACTTGCACTGGAAAATGCTGAATTAAAAAACCTTCTATTTAATCGCAAAGATACTACTGCCGTACAAAAATTAGACAGCTTAAAAGGTGTAAAAGCTGAAGACATCATCGTTTCAAAAGTGATCCACAATTCATACAATGTTTATGAAAATTATTTAACACTGAATTCTGGTGAATTGCAAGGTGTAAAACCAGATATGGGTGTGATAAACAGCTTAGGGATTGTAGGAATCATTGACAATACTTCTCCACATTATGCGACTGTAATTAGTATCTTAAATAAAAAATCTCAAATTAACGCCAAGATTAAAAAATCAAATCATTTTGGTTCATTGGTTTGGAATGGAAAAAGTACTGGTTTTGTTCAATTGATAGATGTACCTCGATTAGCAGCAATAAGAAAAGGAGATACGATCGTAACCGGCGGACAATCTGTTATTTTTCCTGAAAATATCAATATTGGAACTATTTCTAAAATTTATATTGATAATCAGACCAACTATTACACTCTTGATGTAAAACTGTTCAATGATATGACCAATTTAGGTCATGTTTACATCATAAAAAGCAAAAACCGCGAAGAACTTATTAATTTAGAAAAAGGAAAAAAAGATGAATAG
- a CDS encoding C40 family peptidase yields MKQLLYLLLILIFFTACKSSSVIVPERKTEVDTDRTKHLIAQLIHSASENLGIKYKSGGTTKAGFDCSGLIYSVFNSYNIQLPRSSFEQSKLGLIIDKERDNIKKGDLIFFKTNRKSQINHVGMVIEVSDEDVKFIHSSTSKGVIISSTKEPYYQNSFVQINRILR; encoded by the coding sequence TTGAAACAACTGCTTTACCTTTTATTGATTCTTATTTTTTTTACAGCATGTAAATCAAGTTCTGTTATTGTTCCTGAAAGAAAAACGGAGGTAGACACTGACAGAACAAAGCATTTAATAGCACAATTAATTCATTCCGCTTCTGAAAATCTTGGCATTAAATATAAAAGTGGAGGCACAACAAAGGCAGGTTTTGACTGTTCAGGATTAATCTATTCCGTTTTTAATTCTTATAACATTCAACTCCCTCGTTCCTCTTTTGAACAATCAAAATTAGGATTAATCATTGATAAAGAGCGCGATAATATCAAAAAAGGAGATCTAATATTTTTTAAAACCAATAGAAAGTCTCAAATTAATCATGTAGGGATGGTAATTGAAGTTTCAGATGAGGATGTAAAATTTATTCATTCCTCTACTTCCAAAGGTGTGATAATTTCTTCTACAAAAGAGCCGTACTACCAAAACTCCTTTGTCCAAATAAATAGAATTCTCAGATAA
- the lpxB gene encoding lipid-A-disaccharide synthase, whose protein sequence is MKYYIIAGEASGDLHGSNLMKSLYKEEPNADIRFWGGDLMQNVGGTLVKHYRELAFMGFIEVIFNLKTILNNIKICKNDILKFQPDVLIFIDYPGFNLRIAKWAKELGMKTHYYISPQIWAWKESRITEIKRDIDKMYVILPFEKSFYEDKHHFPVEFVGHPLIDAIHNQTPIASSIFRKENKLNEKPIIAILPGSRKQEITKMLSVMLSVVTDFPEYQFVIAGAPSQEYSFYENFISNENIKFISNKTYALLQNATAALVTSGTATLETALFKVPEVVCYKGSWASYQIAKRIITLKYISLVNLIMDEEVVTELIQEDCTTKRIGEELKKILETNHRKQLLEKYDVLEAKLGGIGASEKTAKLIVADLH, encoded by the coding sequence ATGAAATATTATATTATTGCTGGAGAAGCTTCAGGAGATTTACATGGTTCAAATTTGATGAAGTCACTTTACAAGGAAGAACCTAACGCTGATATACGGTTTTGGGGTGGTGATTTGATGCAAAATGTTGGTGGAACTTTGGTGAAGCACTATCGAGAATTAGCTTTCATGGGATTTATTGAAGTGATTTTTAATTTGAAAACCATTTTGAACAATATAAAAATATGTAAAAATGACATTCTGAAATTTCAACCGGATGTTCTAATATTCATCGATTATCCTGGTTTTAATTTACGGATTGCAAAGTGGGCAAAAGAATTAGGTATGAAAACCCATTACTATATTTCACCTCAAATCTGGGCATGGAAGGAAAGCCGCATCACAGAAATCAAACGAGACATTGACAAGATGTATGTCATTTTACCTTTCGAAAAAAGCTTTTACGAAGACAAACATCATTTTCCAGTTGAATTTGTAGGTCATCCATTGATTGATGCAATCCATAACCAAACTCCAATTGCCTCCTCCATTTTTAGAAAAGAAAATAAACTAAACGAAAAACCCATAATAGCCATTTTACCTGGCAGCCGAAAACAAGAAATAACAAAAATGTTATCGGTGATGTTGAGTGTTGTTACTGATTTTCCAGAATATCAATTTGTTATTGCTGGAGCACCAAGTCAGGAATATTCATTTTATGAGAATTTCATTTCGAATGAAAATATAAAATTCATATCCAATAAAACCTATGCATTATTGCAAAACGCAACGGCAGCATTAGTTACATCAGGAACGGCAACGCTTGAAACAGCACTTTTTAAAGTGCCTGAAGTAGTTTGCTACAAAGGCAGCTGGGCTTCCTATCAAATTGCGAAACGAATCATTACACTAAAATACATTTCGTTAGTGAATTTGATTATGGACGAAGAAGTTGTCACCGAATTAATTCAGGAAGACTGCACGACGAAACGTATTGGAGAAGAATTGAAAAAAATTCTGGAAACTAATCATCGGAAACAACTTTTAGAGAAGTATGACGTTTTAGAAGCAAAACTAGGCGGAATTGGTGCCAGCGAAAAAACAGCAAAATTGATTGTGGCTGATTTGCATTGA
- the surE gene encoding 5'/3'-nucleotidase SurE, which yields MTKHSKPLILVTNDDGISAPGIRALITVMAEIGEVVVVAPDAPQSATGHGITINNTLYLNKISKENDSITEYSCSGTPVDCVKFAVSEILKRKPDLCVSGVNHGSNSSINVIYSGTMSAAVEAGIEGIQAIGFSLLDYDWNANFEEIKSFIRKITLEVLENKLPDGVVLNVNFPKLKEKEIQGIKICRQAKAIWMEKFDKRKTPQGKDYYWLTGEFVNQDHGEDTDEWALKNGYISIVPVQFDLTAHHVTQQLNTWNWNEIATKK from the coding sequence ATGACAAAACACTCAAAACCTTTAATATTAGTTACAAATGATGACGGGATTTCAGCTCCGGGAATCAGGGCATTAATAACAGTAATGGCTGAAATTGGAGAAGTAGTAGTTGTCGCACCAGATGCTCCACAAAGCGCTACGGGACATGGTATTACCATAAATAACACCCTTTATTTAAATAAAATTTCAAAAGAAAACGATAGCATTACAGAATACAGTTGTTCCGGAACTCCCGTAGATTGTGTTAAATTTGCCGTAAGCGAAATTTTGAAACGAAAACCAGACTTATGTGTTTCAGGTGTGAATCACGGCTCCAATTCTTCAATAAATGTAATCTATTCCGGGACAATGAGTGCTGCTGTTGAAGCTGGCATAGAAGGAATTCAAGCTATTGGCTTCTCCTTATTAGATTATGATTGGAATGCTAATTTTGAAGAAATAAAGTCATTCATCCGAAAAATAACATTGGAAGTTCTTGAAAATAAGCTTCCTGATGGGGTTGTCCTCAATGTGAATTTCCCCAAATTGAAAGAAAAAGAAATTCAGGGAATCAAGATTTGTCGTCAGGCGAAAGCTATTTGGATGGAAAAATTCGATAAACGCAAAACACCTCAGGGTAAAGATTATTATTGGCTTACAGGAGAATTCGTAAACCAGGACCACGGTGAAGATACTGATGAATGGGCATTAAAAAATGGATATATTTCTATAGTTCCCGTACAATTTGATTTGACAGCTCATCATGTAACACAACAACTTAACACCTGGAATTGGAATGAAATCGCCACTAAAAAATAG
- the rodA gene encoding rod shape-determining protein RodA, with translation MKNQSVTNNLDWICIIIYCLLVIMGWLNIYSSSLSSMEGTSDKQLIFIILTIPLIFIVLYVDGKFYEKYASIIFGVSLLSLLGLFAFGKTIAGQRCWYGIGSFTLQPSEFAKAATTLALAKYLSDPQINLKDVNRQIQALAIVFLPVMLILPQPDPGSALIYSIFIIVLYREGLPSWYVWTGFITILLFVLTLVLEPQYVILLALLVLIIIHFKSRLSDRNIVLSGILFAIITGFVLSVNYVFVHVFKQHHRDRFNILLGKSVDMKGIGYNTNQSEIAIGSGGWIGKGFLEGTQTKGGFVPEQHTDYIFTTVGEEWGFIGSLVVIGLFVGLFLRLIYLAERQKTKFSRVYGYCVAGILFIHFFVNIAMVIGVFPTIGVPLPFFSYGGSGLWGFTILLFIFIKMDANKVNEW, from the coding sequence ATGAAAAACCAAAGCGTAACGAACAATCTTGACTGGATATGTATCATTATCTATTGCCTATTAGTAATAATGGGTTGGTTAAACATTTATTCCTCTTCCTTATCCTCTATGGAAGGAACCTCCGACAAACAGCTTATATTTATTATATTAACAATTCCGTTGATTTTTATTGTACTTTATGTTGATGGGAAGTTCTACGAAAAATATGCTAGTATTATTTTTGGCGTTTCTCTATTATCATTGCTGGGTTTGTTTGCATTTGGTAAGACCATCGCGGGACAACGTTGTTGGTATGGCATAGGAAGTTTCACCTTACAACCTTCCGAATTTGCAAAAGCAGCTACAACATTGGCATTAGCCAAATACTTAAGTGATCCTCAAATTAATTTGAAAGATGTTAACAGGCAAATACAGGCTCTTGCAATCGTCTTTTTACCAGTAATGCTAATATTACCGCAACCTGACCCGGGAAGCGCACTTATTTACAGCATTTTCATTATCGTTTTATACCGAGAAGGACTTCCTTCCTGGTATGTTTGGACCGGCTTTATTACGATTCTCTTATTTGTACTTACATTAGTATTAGAACCTCAATATGTGATTTTATTAGCACTATTGGTTCTCATCATTATACATTTCAAATCTCGGCTATCAGACAGAAACATAGTTTTAAGCGGAATTCTATTCGCCATAATCACTGGATTTGTATTATCAGTAAATTATGTATTTGTGCATGTATTTAAGCAACATCATAGAGATCGTTTCAATATTTTGCTTGGAAAATCAGTGGATATGAAGGGAATTGGGTATAATACCAACCAATCCGAAATTGCAATTGGCTCAGGAGGCTGGATAGGCAAAGGTTTTCTTGAAGGAACACAAACCAAAGGAGGTTTCGTACCAGAGCAACACACTGATTATATATTTACAACAGTAGGTGAAGAATGGGGATTCATAGGTTCATTAGTTGTTATTGGACTTTTCGTAGGCTTATTTCTAAGATTAATATACCTTGCAGAGAGACAAAAAACAAAATTTAGCAGGGTTTATGGCTATTGTGTAGCAGGAATTTTATTCATTCATTTCTTTGTAAATATTGCAATGGTCATAGGGGTTTTTCCAACAATTGGAGTACCGCTGCCTTTCTTTTCTTATGGAGGATCAGGACTTTGGGGTTTTACTATTTTACTATTTATATTTATTAAAATGGATGCCAATAAAGTAAATGAATGGTAA